In the genome of Populus trichocarpa isolate Nisqually-1 chromosome 6, P.trichocarpa_v4.1, whole genome shotgun sequence, one region contains:
- the LOC7455659 gene encoding transmembrane 9 superfamily member 11, with translation MDFFAHFKIWVLTLCLVFQSGYGFYLPGSYPHNYGIGDTLSVKVNSITSIETEIPFSYYSLPFCKPLEGVKDSAENLGEVLMGDRIENSPYKFKMHTNETDIFLCRTDPLSGDHFKLLKKRIDEMYQVNLILDNLPAIRYAKKESYFLRWTGYPLGIKVKDAYYVFNHLKFTVLVHKYEEANVARVMGTGDGSELIPTVGSGGSELPGYMVVGFEVVPCSVMHDAQSVKNLKPYEKYPSPIKCDPTTVAMLVKENEPIVFTYEVTFEESDIKWPSRWDAYLKMEGSKVHWFSILNSLMVITFLAGIVLVIFLRTVRRDLTRYEELDKEAQAQMNEELSGWKLVVGDVFRAPTNSGLLCVMVGDGVQILGMAVVTVMFAALGFMSPASRGTLIIGMLIFYMILGIAAGYVAVRLWRTIGCGDKKGWVSVSWKVACCFPGIAFFILTTLNFLLWGSHSTGAIPFSLFVVLIFMWFCISVPLTLVGGYFGAKAPHIEYPVRTNQIPREIPAQKYPSWLLVFGAGTLPFGTLFIELFFIMSSIWMGRVYYVFGFLLIVFILLVVVCAEVSLVLTYMHLCVEDWKWWWKSFFASGSVAIYIFLYSVNYLIFELKSLSGPVSEALYLGYSLLMALAIMFAMGSVGFLSSFWFVHYLFSSVKLD, from the coding sequence ATGGACTTTTTTGCTCATTTTAAGATCTGGGTCTTGACCCTTTGTTTGGTTTTCCAATCTGGATATGGGTTTTACCTTCCTGGTAGTTACCCTCACAATTATGGCATTGGTGATACTTTATCAGTGAAAGTGAATTCAATCACTTCTATtgagactgagattccttttaGCTATTATAGTTTGCCTTTCTGTAAGCCTTTAGAGGGTGTTAAAGATAGTGCTGAAAACCTTGGTGAGGTTCTTATGGGCGATAGGATTGAAAACTCACCTTATAAGTTTAAGATGCATACCAATGAGACCGATATCTTTCTGTGTCGAACCGATCCTTTGTCGGGTGATCACTTTAAGCTTCTAAAGAAGAGGATTGATGAGATGTATCAGGTTAACTTGATTCTAGATAATTTGCCTGCGATAAGGTATGCTAAGAAGGAGTCTTATTTTTTGAGGTGGACGGGATATCCATTGGGGATTAAGGTTAAGGATGCTTATTATGTGTTTAATCATTTGAAGTTTACTGTACTTGTTCATAAGTACGAGGAGGCCAATGTAGCACGTGTGATGGGAACTGGAGATGGGTCGGAATTGATTCCTACTGTTGGGAGTGGGGGATCAGAACTTCCTGGGTATATGGTTGTGGGTTTTGAGGTGGTTCCTTGTAGTGTCATGCATGATGCTCAGTCTGTTAAGAACTTGAAACCCTATGAGAAATACCCCTCTCCTATTAAGTGTGATCCCACCACTGTGGCAATGCTGGTTAAGGAGAATGAGCCAATTGTTTTCACTTATGAGGTTACATTTGAGGAGAGTGATATCAAGTGGCCATCGAGATGGGATGCTTATTTGAAGATGGAGGGGTCCAAGGTCCATTGGTTCTCTATCTTGAATTCTCTGATGGTGATCACTTTCCTTGCTGGTATTGTCCTGGTCATCTTCTTGAGGACTGTCAGGCGGGATCTGACCCGTTATGAGGAACTTGACAAGGAAGCTCAAGCACAGATGAATGAGGAGTTATCTGGGTGGAAGCTTGTTGTGGGTGATGTTTTCCGTGCTCCAACTAATTCTGGGCTATTGTGTGTTATGGTTGGAGATGGGGTTCAGATTCTTGGGATGGCAGTTGTGACAGTAATGTTTGCTGCCCTTGGATTCATGTCTCCAGCTTCCCGTGGAACTCTGATTATAGGCATGCTAATTTTCTACATGATTCTTGGTATTGCAGCTGGCTATGTTGCAGTTCGCCTTTGGAGGACAATTGGCTGTGGTGATAAGAAGGGATGGGTTTCAGTTTCTTGGAAGGTTGCCTGCTGCTTCCCTGGcattgccttttttattttaaccactTTGAATTTTCTATTATGGGGTAGCCATAGCACAGGTGCCATTCCAttctctttgtttgttgttctGATTTTCATGTGGTTCTGCATCTCGGTTCCTCTTACCCTAGTTGGGGGCTACTTTGGGGCAAAGGCACCACATATTGAATACCCTGTTCGAACCAACCAGATTCCTCGGGAAATCCCAGCTCAAAAATATCCATCTTGGCTACTGGTCTTTGGAGCTGGAACTCTTCCTTTTGGCACACTCTTCATTGAGCTCTTCTTTATCATGTCTAGTATCTGGATGGGCCGTGTTTACTATGTTTTCGGGTTTCTCTTGATTGTTTTCATCCTTCTTGTGGTGGTTTGTGCTGAAGTATCTCTTGTCTTAACCTACATGCATCTCTGTGTGGAGGACTGGAAATGGTGGTGGAAATCCTTCTTTGCTTCTGGTTCAGTTGCTATCTACATTTTCCTGTACTCTGTAAACTATCTCATATTTGAGCTTAAGAGTTTGAGTGGCCCTGTCTCGGAAGCACTTTACCTTGGGTACTCCCTCTTGATGGCTTTGGCAATTATGTTTGCAATGGGCTCAGTTGGGTTCCTATCATCTTTCTGGTTTGTGCACTACTTGTTCTCTTCAGTGAAGTTGGATTGA
- the LOC18100585 gene encoding uncharacterized protein LOC18100585 isoform X2, with protein MAGGGKRRSNHNNKNRNKKIDNRNIRKDSGASSRSRRRSKELRNSLFVEGGVLADWSPIHSGRSSNVKSNSKSGSKPGNSNQGKACSGSKNAPRKASGNPFVYNYPCFDLQEGTSRDMDVSQPIVLVDSKETHIVAYLDETPTLKPCNLNLTYEYSSDFLLGESSHRELGFCEEFEATPGAESSSKQMEEEEQKGSSFDSSSSEKEMDSDETANCRAGEEMLTAAFSPKKNSAFLSIGGMKLFTQDISDGGSDGESLDESSESQQVELSQSDDSEDASNSEFDVDDDVAEDYLEGIGGSSNILDVKWLVENVLDDSEEDSSSSGCFDETLEKLGGIALQEASRRYGMKKPQSKKNHASSARDVSQDLDDFMHVKDPRTVSAKKKHVARLPWSSQRSQNSRNFPGEKKKHHKEMIAVKRHQRMLSQGVDLEKINKVRRLAAVYRLHSGSQGSGKKSFVTGTRTQHTCMPSASDKLRLEKLIGAGVEDSDFAVNEGSKTKSVSADRNRKKKSTRGSSGRNGLYTNQPVSFVSSGVMQPGVVETTTLGAQEINETGENKDATSSSKYGAFEVHTKGFGSKMMEKMGFIQGGGLGKDGQGMAQPIEVIQRPKSLGLGVDFSNISGDSVKNKPQSLETGTATGKSGKHSKTPSFGAFEKHTKGFGSKMMTRMGFVEGKGLGKDSQGIVNPLVAVRRP; from the exons ATGGCAGGAGGAGGTAAGAGAAGATCCaatcacaacaacaaaaacagaaataaaaaaatcgacaaCAGAAACATCAGAAAAGACAGTGGGGCCAGCAGTAGGAGCAGAAGAAGATCGAAAGAACTTCGAAATTCTCTCTTTGTGGAAGGCGGAGTCTTGGCGGATTGGTCCCCTATCCATTCAG GAAGGAGTAGTAATGTGAAATCGAATTCCAAGTCGGGTTCGAAACCGGGGAATTCTAATCAAGGAAAAGCGTGTTCGGGTTCTAAGAATGCACCGCGTAAAGCCAGTGGAAATCCTTTTGTTTACAACTATCCTTGTTTTGATCTTCAG GAGGGTACCAGCAGAGATATGGATGTGTCGCAACCTATTGTTTTAGTGGATTCCAAGGAGACACATATTGTTGCTTATTTAGATGAAACACCGACTCTGAAGCCCTGTAATTTGAATTTAACTTACGAATACAGTTCAGATTTTCTGCTTGGCGAGAGCTCACATAGGGAATTGGGGTTCTGTGAGGAATTTGAGGCTACCCCAGGTGCTGAATCATCCTCGAAGCAAATGGAAGAGGAAGAGCAGAAAGGATCTTCTTTTGATTCATCATCTTCTGAGAAAGAAATGGATTCTGATGAAACTGCTAACTGCAGGGCAGGTGAAGAAATGCTGACTGCAGCATTTTCTCCGAAGAAAAATTCAGCCTTTTTGTCAATTGGAGGCATGAAATTATTCACCCAAGATATTTCTGATGGGGGAAGTGATGGGGAGTCACTCGATGAAAGCTCTGAATCTCAACAAGTTGAACTGTCTCAAAGTGATGACTCTGAAGACGCATCTAATAGTGAatttgatgttgatgatgatgttgcagAAGATTACTTGGAAGGCATTGGAGGCAGCTCCAACATATTAGATGTCAAATGGTTGGTAGAAAATGTTCTGGATGATTCAGAAGAGGATAGTTCTTCTAGTGGTTGCTTTGATGAGACTCTAGAGAAGTTGGGTGGGATTGCCCTCCAGGAGGCGTCTAGAAGATATGGTATGAAGAAACCTCAATCAAAAAAGAACCATGCTTCATCTGCCAGAGATGTGTCTCAAGATTTGGATGATTTTATGCATGTAAAGGATCCAAGAACCGTCTCTGCCAAAAAGAAGCATGTTGCACGCTTGCCTTGGTCTTCTCAGAGGAGTCAAAACTCCAGAAATTTTCCTG gtgaaaaaaagaagcatcatAAAGAAATGATTGCTGTCAAGCGTCACCAGAGAATGCTGAGCCAGGGAGTTGATCTggagaaaataaataag GTTCGACGACTTGCAGCAGTTTATCGCTTGCATAGCGGATCCCAAGGTTCTGGCAAGAAAAG cTTTGTAACAGGGACACGAACACAGCACACATGCATGCCTTCAGCAAGTGATAAACTTCGTCTAGAAAAG CTGATAGGGGCTGGCGTTGAGGATTCTGATTTTGCTGTTAATGAAGgctcaaaaacaaaatcagttaGTGCAGACAGAAataggaagaagaaaagtaCAAGGGGGAGTTCTGGGAGAAATGGTTTATACACTAATCAACCAGTGTCATTTGTATCAAGTGGAGTAATGCAACCTGGAGTCGTTGAGACCACAACACTGGGTGCTCAAGAGATAAATGAAACTGGCGAAAACAAGGATGCCACTAGCTCATCGAAGTATGGTGCATTTGAGGTGCACACTAAAGGATTTGGATCTAAGATGATGGAAAAAATGGGATTTATACAAGGTGGAGGATTGGGAAAAGATGGTCAAGGTATGGCACAACCCATTGAAGTAATCCAGCGGCCTAAATCACTTGGTTTGGGTGTTGACTTCTCCAACATCAGTGGTGACTCAGTGAAGAATAAACCTCAAAGTCTTGAAACTGGAACTGCAACTGGAAAGTCCGGAAAACATAGTAAAACTCCAAGCTTCGGAGCTTTTGAAAAACACACCAAAGGATTTGGATCCAAGATGATGACCAGGATGGGTTTTGTTGAAGGCAAGGGCTTGGGTAAAGATTCCCAAG GTATTGTCAACCCTTTAGTTGCTGTTAGGAGGCCATAA
- the LOC18100585 gene encoding uncharacterized protein LOC18100585 isoform X3 yields MHRVKPVEILLFTTILVLIFSSDFLLGESSHRELGFCEEFEATPGAESSSKQMEEEEQKGSSFDSSSSEKEMDSDETANCRAGEEMLTAAFSPKKNSAFLSIGGMKLFTQDISDGGSDGESLDESSESQQVELSQSDDSEDASNSEFDVDDDVAEDYLEGIGGSSNILDVKWLVENVLDDSEEDSSSSGCFDETLEKLGGIALQEASRRYGMKKPQSKKNHASSARDVSQDLDDFMHVKDPRTVSAKKKHVARLPWSSQRSQNSRNFPGEKKKHHKEMIAVKRHQRMLSQGVDLEKINKVRRLAAVYRLHSGSQGSGKKSFVTGTRTQHTCMPSASDKLRLEKLIGAGVEDSDFAVNEGSKTKSVSADRNRKKKSTRGSSGRNGLYTNQPVSFVSSGVMQPGVVETTTLGAQEINETGENKDATSSSKYGAFEVHTKGFGSKMMEKMGFIQGGGLGKDGQGMAQPIEVIQRPKSLGLGVDFSNISGDSVKNKPQSLETGTATGKSGKHSKTPSFGAFEKHTKGFGSKMMTRMGFVEGKGLGKDSQGIVNPLVAVRRRKARGLGAKS; encoded by the exons ATGCACCGCGTAAAGCCAGTGGAAATCCTTTTGTTTACAACTATCCTTGTTTTGATCTTCAG TTCAGATTTTCTGCTTGGCGAGAGCTCACATAGGGAATTGGGGTTCTGTGAGGAATTTGAGGCTACCCCAGGTGCTGAATCATCCTCGAAGCAAATGGAAGAGGAAGAGCAGAAAGGATCTTCTTTTGATTCATCATCTTCTGAGAAAGAAATGGATTCTGATGAAACTGCTAACTGCAGGGCAGGTGAAGAAATGCTGACTGCAGCATTTTCTCCGAAGAAAAATTCAGCCTTTTTGTCAATTGGAGGCATGAAATTATTCACCCAAGATATTTCTGATGGGGGAAGTGATGGGGAGTCACTCGATGAAAGCTCTGAATCTCAACAAGTTGAACTGTCTCAAAGTGATGACTCTGAAGACGCATCTAATAGTGAatttgatgttgatgatgatgttgcagAAGATTACTTGGAAGGCATTGGAGGCAGCTCCAACATATTAGATGTCAAATGGTTGGTAGAAAATGTTCTGGATGATTCAGAAGAGGATAGTTCTTCTAGTGGTTGCTTTGATGAGACTCTAGAGAAGTTGGGTGGGATTGCCCTCCAGGAGGCGTCTAGAAGATATGGTATGAAGAAACCTCAATCAAAAAAGAACCATGCTTCATCTGCCAGAGATGTGTCTCAAGATTTGGATGATTTTATGCATGTAAAGGATCCAAGAACCGTCTCTGCCAAAAAGAAGCATGTTGCACGCTTGCCTTGGTCTTCTCAGAGGAGTCAAAACTCCAGAAATTTTCCTG gtgaaaaaaagaagcatcatAAAGAAATGATTGCTGTCAAGCGTCACCAGAGAATGCTGAGCCAGGGAGTTGATCTggagaaaataaataag GTTCGACGACTTGCAGCAGTTTATCGCTTGCATAGCGGATCCCAAGGTTCTGGCAAGAAAAG cTTTGTAACAGGGACACGAACACAGCACACATGCATGCCTTCAGCAAGTGATAAACTTCGTCTAGAAAAG CTGATAGGGGCTGGCGTTGAGGATTCTGATTTTGCTGTTAATGAAGgctcaaaaacaaaatcagttaGTGCAGACAGAAataggaagaagaaaagtaCAAGGGGGAGTTCTGGGAGAAATGGTTTATACACTAATCAACCAGTGTCATTTGTATCAAGTGGAGTAATGCAACCTGGAGTCGTTGAGACCACAACACTGGGTGCTCAAGAGATAAATGAAACTGGCGAAAACAAGGATGCCACTAGCTCATCGAAGTATGGTGCATTTGAGGTGCACACTAAAGGATTTGGATCTAAGATGATGGAAAAAATGGGATTTATACAAGGTGGAGGATTGGGAAAAGATGGTCAAGGTATGGCACAACCCATTGAAGTAATCCAGCGGCCTAAATCACTTGGTTTGGGTGTTGACTTCTCCAACATCAGTGGTGACTCAGTGAAGAATAAACCTCAAAGTCTTGAAACTGGAACTGCAACTGGAAAGTCCGGAAAACATAGTAAAACTCCAAGCTTCGGAGCTTTTGAAAAACACACCAAAGGATTTGGATCCAAGATGATGACCAGGATGGGTTTTGTTGAAGGCAAGGGCTTGGGTAAAGATTCCCAAGGTATTGTCAACCCTTTAGTTGCTGTTAGGAGGCGAAAAGCACGGGGGTTGGGTGCAAAAAGTTAG
- the LOC18100585 gene encoding uncharacterized protein LOC18100585 isoform X1: MAGGGKRRSNHNNKNRNKKIDNRNIRKDSGASSRSRRRSKELRNSLFVEGGVLADWSPIHSGRSSNVKSNSKSGSKPGNSNQGKACSGSKNAPRKASGNPFVYNYPCFDLQEGTSRDMDVSQPIVLVDSKETHIVAYLDETPTLKPCNLNLTYEYSSDFLLGESSHRELGFCEEFEATPGAESSSKQMEEEEQKGSSFDSSSSEKEMDSDETANCRAGEEMLTAAFSPKKNSAFLSIGGMKLFTQDISDGGSDGESLDESSESQQVELSQSDDSEDASNSEFDVDDDVAEDYLEGIGGSSNILDVKWLVENVLDDSEEDSSSSGCFDETLEKLGGIALQEASRRYGMKKPQSKKNHASSARDVSQDLDDFMHVKDPRTVSAKKKHVARLPWSSQRSQNSRNFPGEKKKHHKEMIAVKRHQRMLSQGVDLEKINKVRRLAAVYRLHSGSQGSGKKSFVTGTRTQHTCMPSASDKLRLEKLIGAGVEDSDFAVNEGSKTKSVSADRNRKKKSTRGSSGRNGLYTNQPVSFVSSGVMQPGVVETTTLGAQEINETGENKDATSSSKYGAFEVHTKGFGSKMMEKMGFIQGGGLGKDGQGMAQPIEVIQRPKSLGLGVDFSNISGDSVKNKPQSLETGTATGKSGKHSKTPSFGAFEKHTKGFGSKMMTRMGFVEGKGLGKDSQGIVNPLVAVRRRKARGLGAKS; encoded by the exons ATGGCAGGAGGAGGTAAGAGAAGATCCaatcacaacaacaaaaacagaaataaaaaaatcgacaaCAGAAACATCAGAAAAGACAGTGGGGCCAGCAGTAGGAGCAGAAGAAGATCGAAAGAACTTCGAAATTCTCTCTTTGTGGAAGGCGGAGTCTTGGCGGATTGGTCCCCTATCCATTCAG GAAGGAGTAGTAATGTGAAATCGAATTCCAAGTCGGGTTCGAAACCGGGGAATTCTAATCAAGGAAAAGCGTGTTCGGGTTCTAAGAATGCACCGCGTAAAGCCAGTGGAAATCCTTTTGTTTACAACTATCCTTGTTTTGATCTTCAG GAGGGTACCAGCAGAGATATGGATGTGTCGCAACCTATTGTTTTAGTGGATTCCAAGGAGACACATATTGTTGCTTATTTAGATGAAACACCGACTCTGAAGCCCTGTAATTTGAATTTAACTTACGAATACAGTTCAGATTTTCTGCTTGGCGAGAGCTCACATAGGGAATTGGGGTTCTGTGAGGAATTTGAGGCTACCCCAGGTGCTGAATCATCCTCGAAGCAAATGGAAGAGGAAGAGCAGAAAGGATCTTCTTTTGATTCATCATCTTCTGAGAAAGAAATGGATTCTGATGAAACTGCTAACTGCAGGGCAGGTGAAGAAATGCTGACTGCAGCATTTTCTCCGAAGAAAAATTCAGCCTTTTTGTCAATTGGAGGCATGAAATTATTCACCCAAGATATTTCTGATGGGGGAAGTGATGGGGAGTCACTCGATGAAAGCTCTGAATCTCAACAAGTTGAACTGTCTCAAAGTGATGACTCTGAAGACGCATCTAATAGTGAatttgatgttgatgatgatgttgcagAAGATTACTTGGAAGGCATTGGAGGCAGCTCCAACATATTAGATGTCAAATGGTTGGTAGAAAATGTTCTGGATGATTCAGAAGAGGATAGTTCTTCTAGTGGTTGCTTTGATGAGACTCTAGAGAAGTTGGGTGGGATTGCCCTCCAGGAGGCGTCTAGAAGATATGGTATGAAGAAACCTCAATCAAAAAAGAACCATGCTTCATCTGCCAGAGATGTGTCTCAAGATTTGGATGATTTTATGCATGTAAAGGATCCAAGAACCGTCTCTGCCAAAAAGAAGCATGTTGCACGCTTGCCTTGGTCTTCTCAGAGGAGTCAAAACTCCAGAAATTTTCCTG gtgaaaaaaagaagcatcatAAAGAAATGATTGCTGTCAAGCGTCACCAGAGAATGCTGAGCCAGGGAGTTGATCTggagaaaataaataag GTTCGACGACTTGCAGCAGTTTATCGCTTGCATAGCGGATCCCAAGGTTCTGGCAAGAAAAG cTTTGTAACAGGGACACGAACACAGCACACATGCATGCCTTCAGCAAGTGATAAACTTCGTCTAGAAAAG CTGATAGGGGCTGGCGTTGAGGATTCTGATTTTGCTGTTAATGAAGgctcaaaaacaaaatcagttaGTGCAGACAGAAataggaagaagaaaagtaCAAGGGGGAGTTCTGGGAGAAATGGTTTATACACTAATCAACCAGTGTCATTTGTATCAAGTGGAGTAATGCAACCTGGAGTCGTTGAGACCACAACACTGGGTGCTCAAGAGATAAATGAAACTGGCGAAAACAAGGATGCCACTAGCTCATCGAAGTATGGTGCATTTGAGGTGCACACTAAAGGATTTGGATCTAAGATGATGGAAAAAATGGGATTTATACAAGGTGGAGGATTGGGAAAAGATGGTCAAGGTATGGCACAACCCATTGAAGTAATCCAGCGGCCTAAATCACTTGGTTTGGGTGTTGACTTCTCCAACATCAGTGGTGACTCAGTGAAGAATAAACCTCAAAGTCTTGAAACTGGAACTGCAACTGGAAAGTCCGGAAAACATAGTAAAACTCCAAGCTTCGGAGCTTTTGAAAAACACACCAAAGGATTTGGATCCAAGATGATGACCAGGATGGGTTTTGTTGAAGGCAAGGGCTTGGGTAAAGATTCCCAAGGTATTGTCAACCCTTTAGTTGCTGTTAGGAGGCGAAAAGCACGGGGGTTGGGTGCAAAAAGTTAG